A genomic segment from Glycine soja cultivar W05 chromosome 20, ASM419377v2, whole genome shotgun sequence encodes:
- the LOC114403628 gene encoding protein PFC0760c-like isoform X1, which produces MGCFMACFGLSNKRKRRKTIYKVLAGHQQKYGNYEALAITEKFTIPDSDFRGRDEVKEQNSVKSKKKKVTFNLNVQVYEPNPTAYQVLNNEEEENRNHAAETEGSAALPVRYPSNHRYYNCGDGYDDQEDEMAYEDSDIDDYEDDDDNEFDDDEYDWDDDGCDGSLENDEAEVCDANTKQKELAESCYPSLAEDKIRNQMLDEAELKSNLSGGDRSKDMHSVLIPVENLTQWKAIKTKVVSSSKHTRKENVPSKQHTNMPLVSEASLNFSPCSLESNALQSMPLLPEIAVDASLSNWLVSPNYRVSSTTIHCQ; this is translated from the exons ATGGGTTGTTTCATGGCATGTTTTGGTCTATCCAACAAAAGAAAGCGTAGAAAGACTATCTACAAAGTCCTAGCTGGACACCAA CAGAAATATGGAAATTATGAAGCTCTTGCCATAACCGAAAAATTCACTATCCCTGATTCTGATTTCAG aggAAGAGATGAAGTTAAGGAGCAGAATAGTGTTAAAAGCAAGAAGAAGAAAGTTACCTTCAATTTGAATGTACAGGTATATGAGCCAAACCCCACAGCTTATCAGGTATTGAATaatgaggaagaagaaaataggAACCATGCTGCAGAAACAGAAGGATCTGCAGCCTTGCCAGTGAGATACCCTTCTAATCATAGATATTACAATTGCGGAGATGGATATGATGATCAGGAGGATGAAATGGCATATGAGGATTCTGACATTGATGACTATGAGGATGACGATGACAATGAATTTGATGATGATGAGTATGATTGGGATGATGATGGTTGTGATGGAAGTTTGGAAAATGATGAGGCTGAGGTATGTGATGCAAACACTAAACAGAAAGAGTTGGCGGAGTCATGCTATCCTTCTCTGGCAGAAGATAAGATAAGGAATCAGATGCTAGATGAAGCTGAGCTGAAATCCAATTTAAGTGGAGGAGACAGAAGCAAGGACATGCATTCTGTTCTGATCCCTGTGGAGAATCTCACACAGTGGAAAGCAATCAAAACAAAAGTTGTATCATCAAGCAAGCACACGAGGAAGGAGAATGTTCCATCAAAGCAACATACAAACATGCCCTTAGTCTCTGAAGCAAGCTTGAATTTCTCACCTTGCAGCTTGGAATCAAATGCCCTTCAGTCCATGCCTCTATTGCCAGAAATTGCAGTTGATGCTAGTCTTTCAAACTGGTTGGTTTCTCCTAATTATCGTGTCTCCTCGACCACAATTCATTGCCAATGA
- the LOC114403188 gene encoding uncharacterized protein LOC114403188, whose translation MENTGLWIQKEGHGRKDSLRGLLNDREISEEEDSSKSQLKKLIKRSNSHRAIVVNAIQSQISKVFLKDLFVRRVHGLDNRIPKHVVSVDEKYIHRCLEFIHNTALKAAQFNIPESLRATNMETLSESLNTAKFFGGNACGSGHFVFECPVVTETGRVVISANAGDQWTSGTIMGSKSMINILNSTLLQQFGASHRTDNLNRMNFSDPEGLVCYDFMDSPSDLCISSSYKLEKEKQLVRSHKYGSISVHKRLVSTSSTTSTCSDWLSSTSSNLSQGMIQCTWNQGIPHFVFSADDQKEVYVTKLRKVDSTDNKALDYVYEFHLNKGGQKGREIPDGDLPFVGKMHVSTSFTLCPNNCRIRETEFTLFHNIEISDKEMSASEHAHRKSKGLSKKVSKVFKTSPSSKRRTLSKFGGSSAISESCPWEPYALGGTNLLDTDVPPNIEMAAVVVKNHLPCKKPEKVGGWGLKFLNKSGENQVTLPSESCNQNNGNCSTSTSILIPAGLHGGPRTRNGGPSSLIDRWRSGGHCDCGGWDEGCPLTVLERRSNKADVMSKIDTQDECKSVDLVTQGSSDYSPTLRMVNVHDGLYYIHFHPPLSALQSFSIVVAIIHAQSPTLQPNGAKKLS comes from the exons ATGGAAAATACAGGCCTATGGATTCAGAAAGAGGGCCATGGAAGAAAAGATTCATTGCGTGGCTTATTGAATGATAGGGAAATATCAGAGGAAGAAGACTCTTCAAAATCACAGTTAAAGAAGTTGATCAAAAGATCAAACTCTCATCGGGCAATAGTTGTAAATGCTATCCAATCACAAATCAGCAAAGTTTTCTTAAAGGATTTATTCGTTCGACGTGTCCATGGACTAGACAATAGGATTCCGAAGCATGTGGTGAGTGTGGACGAGAAATACATCCACCGCTGCCTTGAATTCATACATAACACTGCATTAAAAGCAGCTCAATTCAACATACCTGAGAGCTTAAGAGCCACTAACATGGAGACTTTATCAGAAAGCTTGAATACAGCTAAATTTTTTGGTGGAAATGCATGTGGTTCGGGACATTTTGTCTTTGAATGTCCTGTGGTCACCGAGACTGGGAGAGTAGTTATAAGTGCTAATGCAGGGGACCAGTGGACTTCAGGTACAATAATGGGGAGCAAGagtatgataaatatattgaatagtACTCTTCTTCAGCAGTTTGGTGCTTCACATAGAACTGACAATTTGAATAGGATGAACTTTTCTGATCCTGAAGGATTGGTATGCTATGATTTTATGGACTCTCCTAGTGATTTATGTATCTCTTCTTCATATAAactagaaaaggaaaaacagtTAGTGCGAAGTCATAAGTATGGCTCCATTTCTGTTCACAAAAGGCTTGTTTCAACTTCTAGCACCACCTCTACTTGTTCTGATTGGTTGTCTTCAACATCTTCTAATCTATCTCAGGGAATGATCCAATGTACATGGAATCAAGGGATtcctcattttgttttttccgCAGATGATCAGAAGGAGGTCTATGTCACAAAATTGAGGAAGGTAGACTCAACAGATAATAAGGCTTTGGACTATGTGTATGAGTTTCACTTGAACAAGGGTGGCCAAAAGGGTCGTGAAATTCCTGATGGTGATTTGCCATTTGTTGGGAAGATGCATGTATCAACGAGTTTCACCCTTTGCCCGAACAATTGTAGAATAAGGGAGACGGAGTTTACATTATTCCATAACATTGAAATTTCTGACAAAGAAATGTCCGCATCAGAGCATGCTCACAGGAAGAGCAAGGGGCTGTCAAAGAAGGtgtcaaaagtttttaaaactagCCCATCATCAAAACGCAGAACACTCTCAAAGTTTGGTGGGTCAAGTGCCATATCGGAGAGTTGTCCGTGGGAGCCATATGCTCTAGGTGGGACCAATTTACTAGATACTGATGTTCCTCCAAATATTGAGATGGCTGCCGTTGTTGTGAAAAACCATCTTCCTTGTAAAAAACCAGAGAAAGTAGGAGGGTGGGGtttaaaatttctcaacaaATCAGGTGAAAATCAAGTCACATTGCCTTCTGAAAGTTGTAATCAAAATAATGGGAACTGCTCAACTAGCACGAGCATTCTAATTCCGGCAGGTCTTCACGGTGGCCCAAGAACCAGAAATGGTGGGCCATCCAGTCTGATAGATAGATGGAGATCTGGTGGTCATTGTGATTGTGGTGGTTGGGATGAGGGGTGCCCTCTGACAGTGCTTGAAAGAAGATCTAACAAAGCTGATGTTATGTCTAAAATAGACACACAAGATGAGTGCAAGTCAGTTGATTTGGTTACTCAG GGTTCAAGTGATTACAGCCCCACCTTGAGGATGGTAAATGTTCACGATGGTCtatattatattcattttcaTCCACCTCTGTCTGCACTACAGTCTTTCTCCATTGTGGTGGCAATAATTCATGCACAAAGTCCTACTCTTCAGCCCAATGGTGCAAAGAAGCTGTCATAA
- the LOC114403628 gene encoding protein PFC0760c-like isoform X3, giving the protein MGCFMACFGLSNKRKRRKTIYKVLAGHQQKYGNYEALAITEKFTIPDSDFRGRDEVKEQNSVKSKKKKVTFNLNVQVYEPNPTAYQVLNNEEEENRNHAAETEGSAALPVRYPSNHRYYNCGDGYDDQEDEMAYEDSDIDDYEDDDDNEFDDDEYDWDDDGCDGSLENDEAEVCDANTKQKELAESCYPSLAEDKIRNQMLDEAELKSNLSGGDRSKDMHSVLIPVENLTQWKAIKTKVVSSSKHTRKENVPSKQHTNMPLVSEASLNFSPCSLESNALQSMPLLPEIAVDASLSNCMDSNFKGGRIKF; this is encoded by the exons ATGGGTTGTTTCATGGCATGTTTTGGTCTATCCAACAAAAGAAAGCGTAGAAAGACTATCTACAAAGTCCTAGCTGGACACCAA CAGAAATATGGAAATTATGAAGCTCTTGCCATAACCGAAAAATTCACTATCCCTGATTCTGATTTCAG aggAAGAGATGAAGTTAAGGAGCAGAATAGTGTTAAAAGCAAGAAGAAGAAAGTTACCTTCAATTTGAATGTACAGGTATATGAGCCAAACCCCACAGCTTATCAGGTATTGAATaatgaggaagaagaaaataggAACCATGCTGCAGAAACAGAAGGATCTGCAGCCTTGCCAGTGAGATACCCTTCTAATCATAGATATTACAATTGCGGAGATGGATATGATGATCAGGAGGATGAAATGGCATATGAGGATTCTGACATTGATGACTATGAGGATGACGATGACAATGAATTTGATGATGATGAGTATGATTGGGATGATGATGGTTGTGATGGAAGTTTGGAAAATGATGAGGCTGAGGTATGTGATGCAAACACTAAACAGAAAGAGTTGGCGGAGTCATGCTATCCTTCTCTGGCAGAAGATAAGATAAGGAATCAGATGCTAGATGAAGCTGAGCTGAAATCCAATTTAAGTGGAGGAGACAGAAGCAAGGACATGCATTCTGTTCTGATCCCTGTGGAGAATCTCACACAGTGGAAAGCAATCAAAACAAAAGTTGTATCATCAAGCAAGCACACGAGGAAGGAGAATGTTCCATCAAAGCAACATACAAACATGCCCTTAGTCTCTGAAGCAAGCTTGAATTTCTCACCTTGCAGCTTGGAATCAAATGCCCTTCAGTCCATGCCTCTATTGCCAGAAATTGCAGTTGATGCTAGTCTTTCAAACTG CATGGACAGCAACTTCAAAGGAGGACGcatcaaattttga
- the LOC114403628 gene encoding protein PFC0760c-like isoform X2, whose amino-acid sequence MGCFMACFGLSNKRKRRKTIYKVLAGHQKYGNYEALAITEKFTIPDSDFRGRDEVKEQNSVKSKKKKVTFNLNVQVYEPNPTAYQVLNNEEEENRNHAAETEGSAALPVRYPSNHRYYNCGDGYDDQEDEMAYEDSDIDDYEDDDDNEFDDDEYDWDDDGCDGSLENDEAEVCDANTKQKELAESCYPSLAEDKIRNQMLDEAELKSNLSGGDRSKDMHSVLIPVENLTQWKAIKTKVVSSSKHTRKENVPSKQHTNMPLVSEASLNFSPCSLESNALQSMPLLPEIAVDASLSNWLVSPNYRVSSTTIHCQ is encoded by the exons ATGGGTTGTTTCATGGCATGTTTTGGTCTATCCAACAAAAGAAAGCGTAGAAAGACTATCTACAAAGTCCTAGCTGGACACCAA AAATATGGAAATTATGAAGCTCTTGCCATAACCGAAAAATTCACTATCCCTGATTCTGATTTCAG aggAAGAGATGAAGTTAAGGAGCAGAATAGTGTTAAAAGCAAGAAGAAGAAAGTTACCTTCAATTTGAATGTACAGGTATATGAGCCAAACCCCACAGCTTATCAGGTATTGAATaatgaggaagaagaaaataggAACCATGCTGCAGAAACAGAAGGATCTGCAGCCTTGCCAGTGAGATACCCTTCTAATCATAGATATTACAATTGCGGAGATGGATATGATGATCAGGAGGATGAAATGGCATATGAGGATTCTGACATTGATGACTATGAGGATGACGATGACAATGAATTTGATGATGATGAGTATGATTGGGATGATGATGGTTGTGATGGAAGTTTGGAAAATGATGAGGCTGAGGTATGTGATGCAAACACTAAACAGAAAGAGTTGGCGGAGTCATGCTATCCTTCTCTGGCAGAAGATAAGATAAGGAATCAGATGCTAGATGAAGCTGAGCTGAAATCCAATTTAAGTGGAGGAGACAGAAGCAAGGACATGCATTCTGTTCTGATCCCTGTGGAGAATCTCACACAGTGGAAAGCAATCAAAACAAAAGTTGTATCATCAAGCAAGCACACGAGGAAGGAGAATGTTCCATCAAAGCAACATACAAACATGCCCTTAGTCTCTGAAGCAAGCTTGAATTTCTCACCTTGCAGCTTGGAATCAAATGCCCTTCAGTCCATGCCTCTATTGCCAGAAATTGCAGTTGATGCTAGTCTTTCAAACTGGTTGGTTTCTCCTAATTATCGTGTCTCCTCGACCACAATTCATTGCCAATGA
- the LOC114402279 gene encoding heterogeneous nuclear ribonucleoprotein 1-like: MDSDQGKLFIGGISWDTTEDKLKEHFGNYGDVLSTSVMREKNTGKPRGFGFVVFADPNILDRVLEDKHVIDGRTVDAKKAFSREDQQISVTSRGGNSNSGMNSENGGNIRTKKIFVGGLPPTLTEEKFRLYFESYGHVTDVVVMYDQNTGRPRGFGFISFDTEEAVDRVLHKSFHDLNGKQVEVKRALPKDANPGASGRMMGGAGGGGAGIGGYQGYGASGGSQNAYDGRMDSSRYMQPQSAAGGFPPYGSSAYSAPGYGYGPANNGIGYGAYGSYGSATAGYGGPAGATYGNPNVPNAAYAGGPPGGPRSSWPAQAPSGYGSMGYGNTAAWGAPSGGAGSGGGGPGSATAGQSPGGAAGYGNQGYGYGGYAGYGGSDSSYGNSSAYGTVGGRTGSGPNSNASAPGGTELTSSGGSGNYMGGGYGDANGNSGYGNAAWRSEQTHASGNYGTPQGNGGQVGYGGGYGGAQSRQAQQQ, encoded by the exons ATGGATTCGGATCAAGGCAAGCTTTTCATCGGTGGGATTTCATGGGATACGACGGAGGACAAGCTCAAGGAGCATTTCGGTAACTACGGCGACGTTTTGAGCACTTCCGTCATGCGGGAGAAGAACACTGGGAAGCCAAGGGGCTTCGGTTTCGTCGTTTTTGCGGATCCTAACATTCTAGATAGGGTTTTGGAAGACAAACATGTCATAGATGGCAGAACG GTTGATGCCAAAAAGGCCTTCTCAAGAGAGGATCAACAAATTTCTGTCACTTCCAGAGGTGGAAATTCCAATTCTGGCATGAATTCTGAAAATGGAGGAAACATCaggactaaaaagatatttgttGGAGGGTTGCCTCCCACCCTGACTGAAGAAAAATTTCGTCTGTACTTTGAGTCTTATGGACATGTAACTGATGTAGTAGTCATGTATGACCAGAATACTGGGCGGCCACGGGGATTTGGGTTTATTTCATTTGATACTGAGGAGGCAGTTGATAGGGTTTTGCACAAATCATTTCATGATTTAAATGGTAAACAAGTTGAGGTAAAGCGTGCACTTCCCAAGGATGCCAATCCTGGTGCAAGTGGCCGTATGATGGGTGGTGCTGGAGGTGGTGGTGCTGGAATTGGTGGGTATCAAGGGTATGGGGCATCTGGTGGCAGCCAAAATGCATATGATGGTCGTATGGATTCTAGTAGGTATATGCAGCCTCAAAGCGCTGCAGGTGGATTCCCTCCTTACGGTTCTTCTGCCTATAGTGCTCCTGGGTATGGTTATGGTCCGGCTAATAATGGCATTGGTTATGGTGCATATGGAAGTTATGGTAGTGCCACTGCTGGGTATGGTGGACCTGCTGGTGCAACATATGGGAATCCTAATGTCCCTAATGCTGCTTATGCTGGTGGTCCACCTGGTGGCCCAAGAAGTTCATGGCCTGCTCAGGCTCCTTCTGGTTATGGATCTATGGGTTATGGGAACACTGCTGCTTGGGGTGCTCCTAGTGGTGGTGCTGGATCTGGTGGTGGCGGTCCTGGTTCAGCAACTGCAGGTCAGTCCCCTGGTGGAGCTGCTGGATATGGGAATCAAGGTTATGGATATGGTGGGTATGCTGGATATGGTGGAAGTGATAGTTCTTATGGGAATTCAAGTGCATATGGTACTGTTGGTGGACGTACTGGGAGTGGTCCAAACAGTAATGCTAGTGCTCCTGGTGGGACTGAACTAACAAGTAGTGGTGGCAGTGGCAACTATATGGGTGGTGGCTATGGGGATGCAAATGGAAATTCAGGTTATGGAAATGCAGCTTGGAGATCTGAACAAACTCATGCATCTGGAAATTATGGGACTCCTCAGGGAAATGGTGGGCAAGTTGGTTATGGTGGTGGCTATGGTGGTGCTCAGTCTCGACAAGCCCAACAGCAGTAA
- the LOC114402242 gene encoding uncharacterized protein At5g64816-like, with translation MGEIWWSLLGSAIPVVVAGQAFRLKKRRAEEQRLQSGRGRERNSDEIFVCERVCTSKRMLKKLGSFSKDPIPDTCVTVCGVSDVDACADACARTVCINQHQVPNWNDICLRRCQSECLKLSSQSRSS, from the coding sequence ATGGGTGAAATTTGGTGGTCCCTTTTGGGGTCGGCGATCCCCGTGGTGGTGGCTGGGCAAGCGTTTCGCCTGAAGAAACGGCGTGCAGAGGAGCAGAGGCTGCAGAGTGGTCGTGGGAGGGAAAGGAATTCCGATGAAATCTTCGTGTGTGAAAGGGTCTGCACTTCAAAGAGGATGCTCAAGAAGCTTGGTTCCTTCTCCAAGGACCCCATTCCTGATACCTGCGTCACCGTTTGCGGCGTTTCCGATGTAGATGCATGTGCTGATGCCTGTGCCCGCACTGTGTGTATCAACCAACATCAAGTCCCTAATTGGAACGACATTTGCCTCAGGAGGTGCCAGAGTGAATGCCTCAAACTCTCTTCTCAGAGTCGGTCCTCGTAG
- the LOC114403629 gene encoding uncharacterized protein LOC114403629 has product MDTKKSTKDTNGCINKPMAVTVTLTVASLEGRKVEDHSNREDESDSNSLLPVRKGGIARKSDKTYRKRKVQWNDRIGNKLVEVLEYEPSDVSDLEDEDDGGDPCICSIM; this is encoded by the exons atggatACTAAAAAGTCAACCAAGGATACTAATGGCTGCATTAACAAGCCTATGGCTGTGACTGTGACTCTGACAGTGGCTTCTTTAGAGGGCAGAAAGGTTGAAGATCATAGCAATAGAGAAGATGAGAGTGATTCCAATTCTTTGTTGCCAGTGCGAAAAGGAGGAATTGCACGGAAATCAGATAAGACttataggaaaaggaaagtGCAGTGGAACGATAGGATAGGAAACAAGCTTGTTGAGGTTTTGGAATACGAGCCAAG TGATGTTAGTGACTTAGAGGATGAGGATGACGGCGGCGATCCTTGTATCTGTTCAATTATGTAG